The following are from one region of the Leucobacter sp. Psy1 genome:
- a CDS encoding CarD family transcriptional regulator, giving the protein MQFEVGETVVYPHHGAAKIIETRTRKLGGEEKLFLKLQVNQGDLTIEVPAENCDLVGVRDVIDKDGLEQVFEVLRAPFTEEPTNWSRRYKANLEKLASGDVIKVSEVVRDLWRRDQEVRSLSAGEKRMLAKARQILVSELALAEKTDEDKASEMLDEVLAS; this is encoded by the coding sequence ACCCCCACCACGGCGCTGCGAAGATCATTGAAACCAGGACCCGCAAACTCGGCGGGGAGGAGAAGCTCTTCCTGAAGCTGCAGGTGAACCAGGGCGATCTGACGATCGAGGTTCCCGCTGAGAACTGCGACCTGGTGGGCGTGCGCGACGTCATTGATAAGGACGGACTGGAGCAGGTGTTCGAGGTGCTCCGCGCCCCGTTCACTGAAGAGCCGACCAACTGGTCCCGCCGATACAAGGCGAACCTGGAGAAGCTGGCATCCGGCGATGTGATCAAGGTCTCCGAGGTCGTGCGCGACCTGTGGCGCCGCGATCAGGAGGTGCGTTCGCTCTCCGCCGGCGAGAAGCGGATGCTCGCGAAGGCGCGGCAGATCCTCGTTTCCGAGCTGGCTCTCGCCGAGAAGACGGACGAGGACAAGGCATCGGAGATGCTTGACGAGGTACTCGCGTCCTGA
- the ispD gene encoding 2-C-methyl-D-erythritol 4-phosphate cytidylyltransferase — translation MTSSATTPHPLPDLGVVLVAGGRGERLGAGAPKAFVTLGERTLIEHCIATIISLPHSGQLVLVVPRERAPEALMLSHGLTAAHPRWRVSVVSGGRERHESVRFGLAALHDSIDTVLVHDAARPLASADLFERVITAVHRTGGSVVPALPVADTLKRVDAAGVVQETVNRSELVAVQTPQGFPKEILSAAHESATLLSDESGGAPTDDAEVVQRAGEVVTTVEGESRAHKLTTAFDRALLEALLGSA, via the coding sequence ATGACGAGTTCAGCGACGACACCGCATCCGCTCCCCGATCTCGGGGTCGTTCTGGTGGCCGGAGGGCGCGGCGAACGCCTCGGTGCTGGTGCACCGAAGGCGTTCGTCACGCTCGGCGAGCGCACGCTGATCGAGCACTGCATCGCCACCATCATCTCGCTACCGCACAGCGGACAACTGGTGCTCGTCGTGCCGCGCGAGCGCGCACCCGAAGCGCTGATGCTCTCCCACGGACTCACGGCTGCGCATCCGCGCTGGCGCGTCTCGGTCGTGTCAGGCGGGCGCGAGCGACACGAGTCCGTCCGCTTCGGGCTCGCGGCACTGCACGACTCCATAGACACGGTCCTCGTACACGATGCCGCTCGGCCCCTCGCGTCTGCGGATCTCTTCGAGCGCGTCATCACGGCGGTACACCGCACGGGCGGATCCGTTGTTCCCGCTCTCCCGGTGGCGGACACACTGAAGCGCGTCGACGCCGCCGGAGTGGTGCAGGAGACCGTCAATCGGTCGGAGCTCGTCGCGGTGCAGACACCCCAGGGGTTTCCCAAGGAGATCCTCAGTGCCGCCCATGAGAGTGCAACCCTCCTCTCGGACGAGTCCGGTGGGGCACCGACGGACGACGCCGAGGTCGTCCAGCGCGCAGGCGAGGTGGTGACCACGGTGGAGGGCGAATCGCGGGCCCACAAGCTGACGACCGCCTTCGATCGCGCGCTGCTCGAAGCGCTGCTGGGGTCGGCGTGA
- the ispF gene encoding 2-C-methyl-D-erythritol 2,4-cyclodiphosphate synthase, whose amino-acid sequence MIRVGTGCDVHAFDDESPLTLAGLFWPGERGLSGHSDGDAVCHAIVDALLSATALGDIGELVGVDRADTADAASTGFVRTAVERLAEHGWRPVNVSVQILGNRPRFSPRREEAQRLLSDLVGAPVSVSATTTDGLGLTGRGEGIAAIATALVER is encoded by the coding sequence GTGATCCGGGTCGGGACGGGCTGCGACGTCCACGCATTCGACGACGAGTCGCCGCTGACCCTTGCGGGACTCTTCTGGCCGGGTGAACGCGGCCTGTCGGGTCACAGCGATGGAGACGCCGTGTGCCACGCGATCGTCGACGCGCTCCTCTCCGCCACCGCCCTCGGAGACATCGGTGAGCTCGTCGGCGTCGATCGCGCCGACACCGCTGACGCGGCCAGCACGGGGTTCGTGCGCACCGCCGTCGAGCGTCTGGCTGAGCACGGATGGCGACCCGTCAACGTGTCGGTGCAGATCCTGGGCAATCGCCCGCGATTCTCACCCCGTCGAGAGGAGGCGCAGCGCCTGCTCAGCGATCTCGTCGGTGCTCCGGTCAGCGTTTCCGCCACCACGACCGACGGATTGGGGCTGACGGGACGCGGCGAGGGTATCGCCGCGATCGCCACCGCGCTGGTCGAGCGTTAG